One Staphylococcus ratti DNA segment encodes these proteins:
- a CDS encoding Crp/Fnr family transcriptional regulator, whose amino-acid sequence MNTHCKTLDANDLKVAIQTFAHYIHASPSQLKVFADDFILRSFDKNQVIYYDKTEMTHLKFLMRGIVVREAFTDTGAHYKWLNSEHTCFPLSQVFRIPSIDETCSALTECVVLSIPLYLIEKISKHDTEVLSRLYELLVMSETQHIQHNMILNCKNAREKVIHLIHLLCRHVGKNNEAYYEFTSAITIQLLADLIGMSRETVSHIMHSLIMESFILKDKYTWIVSKKLFQIRPS is encoded by the coding sequence ATGAATACTCATTGTAAAACTTTAGACGCTAATGATTTAAAGGTAGCTATTCAAACCTTCGCGCATTATATCCATGCTTCACCCTCGCAATTAAAGGTTTTTGCGGATGATTTTATATTGCGCAGTTTTGATAAAAATCAAGTGATCTACTATGACAAAACAGAAATGACACATTTAAAATTTTTAATGCGTGGCATAGTGGTAAGAGAAGCCTTTACAGATACCGGTGCACATTATAAATGGCTTAATAGTGAACATACATGTTTTCCATTAAGCCAAGTGTTCCGCATTCCATCTATTGATGAAACATGTTCTGCTTTGACTGAATGTGTCGTGTTAAGTATTCCGCTCTACCTCATAGAAAAAATTTCAAAGCATGATACAGAAGTATTGTCTCGCTTGTATGAGTTATTAGTAATGAGCGAAACACAACACATTCAACATAACATGATTTTAAACTGTAAAAATGCACGCGAAAAAGTGATTCATCTCATTCATTTGCTTTGTCGCCATGTCGGCAAAAACAATGAAGCGTATTATGAATTTACGAGTGCCATTACAATTCAACTATTAGCTGATCTAATTGGCATGTCGAGAGAAACGGTGAGTCACATCATGCACAGTCTAATAATGGAGAGCTTTATTTTAAAAGATAAATACACGTGGATTGTAAGCAAGAAACTATTTCAAATACGACCATCCTAA
- a CDS encoding ABC transporter permease, whose protein sequence is MIEFIVNNASDLFSKTLEHLYISILALVLAIVIAVPVGILLTRTKRIAKVSLTIASILQTIPTLAVLALMIPLFGVGKVPAVIALFFYVLLPILNNTVIGVESIDKNVREAGKSMGMTAYQLMKDVEFPLALPMILSGIRLSSVYVISWATLASFIGAGGLGDYIFNGLNLYDENMIITATILITALALLVDFCLSRIEKWIVPKGLKVSR, encoded by the coding sequence ATGATAGAGTTCATTGTGAATAATGCCAGTGATTTGTTCTCAAAAACGTTGGAACATCTTTACATTTCGATTCTTGCGCTCGTCTTAGCTATTGTCATTGCAGTGCCTGTCGGTATTTTATTAACACGTACAAAACGGATAGCCAAAGTGTCATTAACGATTGCGAGTATCCTTCAAACGATACCGACACTTGCGGTGTTAGCGTTAATGATTCCGCTATTTGGTGTCGGTAAAGTACCTGCAGTTATCGCACTCTTTTTCTACGTATTACTTCCGATTCTTAATAATACGGTAATTGGGGTTGAAAGTATCGATAAAAATGTGAGAGAAGCGGGAAAAAGTATGGGAATGACAGCGTATCAGTTGATGAAAGATGTAGAGTTCCCGTTAGCCTTACCGATGATTTTAAGTGGTATTAGATTATCGTCGGTATACGTGATTAGTTGGGCGACGCTCGCAAGTTTTATCGGTGCGGGAGGCTTAGGTGATTATATTTTCAATGGGCTTAATTTATATGATGAAAATATGATTATTACAGCAACAATATTAATTACTGCGCTTGCGTTACTCGTCGATTTTTGTTTGTCACGTATTGAAAAATGGATTGTACCAAAAGGTTTAAAAGTTTCTAGATAA
- a CDS encoding ABC transporter permease has product MKGNLFQQLWDYYHTNFGYLWELFLNHLLMSLYGVLFAAIVGIPLGIIIARYGKLSTAVITVANVIQTVPVIAMLAILMLGMGLGMNTVIFAVFLYALLPIIKNTYTGIQGVDANIKDAGKGMGMTRNQVLRMIELPLSLSVIIGGLRIALVVAIGVVAVGSFIGAPTLGDLIIRGTNATDGTLFILAGALPIVLIVLIVDILLRMLEKKLDPVNRRTKNTATPS; this is encoded by the coding sequence ATGAAAGGTAACCTATTTCAACAACTTTGGGACTATTACCATACGAATTTTGGCTATTTGTGGGAATTGTTTCTGAATCATTTATTAATGTCGCTCTATGGGGTATTATTTGCGGCGATTGTAGGCATTCCGTTAGGCATTATAATTGCACGTTATGGCAAATTATCTACGGCAGTGATAACAGTGGCAAATGTTATTCAAACGGTGCCTGTGATTGCGATGCTAGCGATTTTAATGTTGGGCATGGGGCTTGGTATGAATACAGTAATATTTGCTGTATTTTTGTATGCACTACTTCCGATTATTAAAAATACGTATACAGGCATTCAAGGTGTAGATGCGAATATTAAAGATGCAGGTAAAGGCATGGGAATGACACGCAATCAAGTGTTGCGTATGATTGAATTACCCTTATCGCTTTCTGTTATTATTGGCGGTTTGCGTATCGCGCTAGTAGTTGCAATCGGTGTTGTAGCAGTAGGTTCATTTATTGGTGCACCGACATTAGGTGATTTAATTATTCGTGGAACGAATGCGACGGATGGCACACTTTTTATTTTAGCCGGTGCTTTACCAATCGTATTGATTGTGTTGATTGTTGATATACTTTTACGTATGCTTGAGAAGAAATTAGATCCAGTAAATCGTCGTACAAAAAATACAGCGACACCGAGTTAA
- a CDS encoding osmoprotectant ABC transporter substrate-binding protein — protein MKHYQKYIVVLVLCLTVLSGCNLPGLKNATAPDEVQITALATSESQIMSHMLRLLIEHDTHGKIKPTIINNLGSSTIQHNAIVNGQANMSGTRYTGTDLTGTLKMSPITDSQKAMAATQKGFKDKYQQTFFNSYGFDNTFALMVTQETAKKYNLETVSDLEKYAKDLRLGMDTTWPNREVDGYPAFQRKYGFKFGENRPMQIGLVYDALQSGSLDVAVGYSTDGRIAAYNLKVLKDDKHFFPPYDASPLASDKLLKERPELKPIIKKLEGKISTKDMQRLNYQADGEGKEPAIVAQKFLEQHHYFDDTKEAKNNER, from the coding sequence ATGAAACATTATCAAAAGTATATTGTCGTTTTAGTGCTTTGCCTCACGGTGTTATCTGGATGTAACTTGCCGGGGTTAAAGAATGCGACCGCACCAGATGAAGTTCAAATTACAGCACTTGCAACGTCAGAATCACAAATTATGTCTCATATGTTGAGATTGCTTATAGAACACGATACTCACGGTAAAATTAAACCGACGATTATTAATAACTTAGGTTCTAGTACGATACAACATAATGCGATTGTCAACGGCCAAGCAAATATGTCAGGAACGCGTTATACAGGTACGGATTTAACAGGTACGCTTAAAATGTCTCCGATTACGGATTCTCAAAAAGCGATGGCAGCAACGCAAAAAGGATTTAAAGACAAGTATCAACAAACGTTCTTTAATTCATACGGTTTTGACAACACCTTTGCGCTAATGGTTACGCAAGAAACAGCAAAAAAATACAATTTAGAAACGGTCTCTGATCTTGAAAAATATGCCAAAGATTTACGATTAGGAATGGATACGACGTGGCCGAACCGTGAAGTTGATGGTTATCCGGCATTTCAACGTAAGTATGGCTTTAAATTTGGAGAGAACCGTCCTATGCAAATCGGTTTAGTTTATGATGCACTTCAAAGTGGCAGTTTAGATGTAGCAGTGGGGTATTCTACTGATGGACGTATTGCAGCTTACAATTTAAAAGTACTTAAAGATGACAAGCATTTCTTCCCACCGTATGATGCGAGTCCTTTAGCATCAGATAAGTTGTTGAAAGAACGCCCAGAATTAAAGCCAATTATTAAAAAATTAGAAGGTAAAATTTCAACAAAAGACATGCAACGTTTAAATTATCAAGCAGATGGAGAAGGCAAAGAGCCTGCCATCGTTGCACAAAAGTTTTTAGAGCAACATCATTATTTTGATGATACAAAGGAGGCCAAAAATAATGAAAGGTAA
- a CDS encoding alpha/beta hydrolase, which produces MALMEMNYKSKTLGMHQSFTVILPEDRSYFQVEEKPKRLKSLLLLHGLSSDHASYMRYTSIERYANTHQLAIIMPNADHSFYTNMKYGHSYYDYILEVWDYVHQVLPLSKERKDNFIAGHSMGGYGTIRFALTAGERFGKAAPLSSAVDVSQIHHYVYPDFKPQAIAGDNINAVGTTFDPYYLVDVAVSEGYKIPEILMMCGTEDDLYQSNLDFWDYLEKHHIPCGFVSNAGGHDYDYWDKAIKMVIKTFVED; this is translated from the coding sequence TTGGCATTAATGGAAATGAACTACAAATCAAAAACGCTTGGCATGCATCAATCTTTCACGGTAATCTTGCCTGAAGATCGCAGTTATTTTCAAGTAGAGGAAAAACCTAAACGATTAAAATCTTTGTTGTTATTACATGGACTGTCGAGTGATCATGCGTCGTATATGCGTTATACAAGTATTGAACGCTATGCGAACACCCACCAATTGGCTATTATTATGCCCAATGCTGATCATAGCTTTTACACAAATATGAAATATGGTCACAGTTATTATGATTATATTCTTGAAGTTTGGGATTACGTTCATCAAGTATTGCCGTTATCTAAAGAGCGAAAAGATAATTTTATAGCTGGTCATTCTATGGGCGGCTATGGCACGATTAGATTTGCGTTAACTGCGGGAGAGCGCTTTGGGAAAGCGGCGCCGTTATCTTCTGCGGTCGATGTGTCTCAAATTCATCATTATGTTTATCCAGATTTCAAACCACAAGCGATTGCCGGAGATAATATAAATGCGGTAGGAACCACGTTTGATCCGTATTATTTAGTAGATGTAGCAGTTTCAGAGGGGTACAAGATACCTGAAATACTAATGATGTGTGGCACAGAGGATGATTTGTACCAAAGTAATCTCGACTTTTGGGATTACTTAGAAAAACATCATATTCCTTGTGGATTTGTTTCTAATGCTGGAGGTCATGATTATGACTACTGGGATAAAGCTATCAAAATGGTTATAAAAACGTTTGTAGAAGATTAA